A window of the Candidatus Kryptoniota bacterium genome harbors these coding sequences:
- the pstC gene encoding phosphate ABC transporter permease subunit PstC, protein MEIDDVFVPSNAVKIERKTLVHPDMVFKGVVGFFALTVVVLVLWLGIQLYTSSRAAFASIGFWNFVKGTTWNPVTGEFGALPFIYGTAVTSVLSLLIATPLGIGTAVFLAELSPKWLRSSLQPLIELLAGIPSVIYGLWGMFVLSPLMASTVEPFLMNKFGFLPFFKGYPLGIGFLTASIILAIMIVPFIISVSTEVLGTVPVPLKEGMYALGATRWEVVKKVCLPFARSGISGSVVLALARALGETMAVTMVIGNTPQISKSLFDPGYSMSAVIANEFTEATTDTYLSALIAVAFILLLITLLVNAVARWLIWRTTRAK, encoded by the coding sequence GTGGAAATAGACGACGTATTTGTGCCTTCGAATGCCGTAAAGATCGAGCGGAAGACTTTGGTCCATCCGGACATGGTCTTCAAGGGAGTCGTGGGCTTCTTTGCGCTAACAGTTGTTGTACTCGTCCTATGGCTCGGGATTCAGCTCTACACTTCCTCACGGGCCGCGTTCGCCTCAATCGGGTTCTGGAATTTTGTCAAGGGGACCACGTGGAATCCCGTGACGGGAGAGTTTGGTGCACTCCCGTTCATATATGGAACCGCAGTTACGTCGGTGCTGTCCCTTCTGATCGCGACACCGTTGGGAATCGGCACTGCTGTTTTTCTCGCTGAACTTTCACCAAAGTGGTTGAGAAGCTCTCTTCAACCACTGATTGAGCTTCTCGCCGGTATCCCAAGTGTAATTTATGGGCTTTGGGGAATGTTCGTCCTTTCACCACTGATGGCGAGCACGGTAGAACCGTTTCTTATGAACAAGTTTGGTTTTCTTCCTTTCTTTAAAGGGTACCCGCTCGGGATCGGCTTCTTGACCGCTTCGATAATTCTCGCCATAATGATCGTCCCCTTCATCATATCCGTTTCGACTGAAGTCCTGGGGACGGTGCCCGTACCGCTAAAGGAAGGTATGTATGCGCTGGGTGCTACACGTTGGGAGGTCGTGAAGAAAGTCTGTCTTCCGTTCGCAAGGAGCGGTATCTCAGGTTCAGTAGTGCTTGCACTTGCCCGCGCGTTGGGAGAGACGATGGCAGTTACAATGGTGATTGGCAATACCCCGCAGATCAGTAAATCGCTCTTCGATCCGGGTTATTCAATGTCCGCTGTGATCGCAAACGAATTTACAGAAGCTACAACGGATACTTATCTTTCCGCGTTGATCGCAGTAGCATTCATTCTTCTTCTCATTACACTTTTGGTAAACGCAGTAGCGAGGTGGTTGATTTGGCGGACGACGCGGGCAAAGTAA
- the pstA gene encoding phosphate ABC transporter permease PstA, translating into MADDAGKVNKTVLEGTGFSYWRRKGVNWFFTLVFSSSILIVLLPLLLIVGYLLMKGASSVNLNFFIHRPAPVGESGGGMGNAIIGSLYVVGLASLIGIPIGLFGGVYLGEFPNSRLSTVARFVADVLNGVPSIVMGVFAYTVVVLPMKSFSALAGGFALGVMMIPTILRTTDEILQTVPLSIREASLALGVPYWRTVISVVLRSAKAGIVTGILLAGARILGETAPLLFTAFNNAFFSYSLVQPISTLPVQIFNYAISPYNDWHRQAWAGALVLVVGILVVNFAVRAFSSQKFEHV; encoded by the coding sequence TTGGCGGACGACGCGGGCAAAGTAAACAAAACCGTTCTTGAAGGTACCGGCTTCTCCTATTGGAGAAGGAAGGGTGTTAATTGGTTTTTCACGCTCGTCTTTTCTTCCAGCATACTAATAGTGCTCCTCCCCCTCTTGCTTATCGTTGGCTACTTGTTGATGAAGGGTGCTTCGTCAGTCAATCTGAATTTCTTCATTCATCGTCCTGCGCCTGTTGGTGAAAGCGGGGGAGGAATGGGTAATGCGATCATCGGATCATTGTATGTCGTAGGACTTGCTTCTCTCATAGGAATTCCGATTGGACTTTTTGGCGGCGTCTACCTCGGAGAATTCCCAAACAGCAGGCTCTCAACGGTCGCAAGATTTGTCGCGGATGTGCTGAACGGTGTGCCGTCTATTGTAATGGGCGTTTTTGCCTACACGGTCGTCGTTCTACCCATGAAAAGTTTTTCCGCTCTCGCCGGGGGGTTCGCGCTTGGAGTGATGATGATACCAACCATCCTCAGGACGACCGATGAGATCTTGCAAACAGTTCCTCTCAGCATTCGTGAGGCGTCGCTTGCTCTTGGAGTTCCGTACTGGCGAACGGTCATTTCGGTGGTCTTGCGGAGTGCGAAGGCGGGCATTGTCACGGGGATTTTACTCGCAGGAGCAAGGATACTCGGAGAAACCGCTCCGCTCTTATTCACTGCGTTCAATAATGCTTTCTTCAGCTACAGTCTGGTCCAGCCGATATCTACTCTCCCGGTCCAGATCTTTAATTATGCGATCTCACCGTACAACGACTGGCACAGACAGGCATGGGCTGGAGCATTGGTGCTCGTCGTCGGAATACTGGTTGTGAATTTTGCCGTGCGTGCGTTTTCAAGTCAGAAGTTCGAGCACGTCTAA
- the pstB gene encoding phosphate ABC transporter ATP-binding protein PstB: MADAAVHNFNPGIVTQDLKAYFGSLEVLKGISVAIPKYEVTALIGPSGCGKTTFLRTLNRMHELARDATITGSVMVDGTDIYGSNIDPVLVRRKIGMVFQKPNPFPSMSVYDNVIAGLKLTGRQSRRQYDELVEKTLVQAALWDEVKDSLQKSGASLSGGQQQRLCIARTLAVNPEVILMDEPASALDPLSTAKIEELIFQLKDTYTIVIVTHNMQQAARVSDYTAFFYIGEMVEFSATKDMFTKPKKKQTEDYITGRFG, encoded by the coding sequence ATGGCCGACGCGGCAGTTCACAATTTCAATCCGGGAATAGTGACGCAGGATCTGAAGGCTTACTTCGGCAGTCTGGAGGTGCTCAAAGGGATCAGTGTGGCCATTCCAAAATATGAGGTGACTGCATTAATTGGACCTTCCGGCTGTGGCAAGACAACGTTTCTCCGGACATTGAACCGGATGCATGAGCTCGCCCGCGATGCGACGATCACCGGGAGCGTGATGGTCGACGGTACGGATATTTACGGTTCTAATATCGATCCTGTTCTCGTCCGCAGAAAAATCGGGATGGTTTTTCAGAAACCAAACCCGTTCCCTTCGATGTCCGTTTACGATAATGTTATCGCCGGCTTGAAATTAACCGGACGGCAATCGAGGAGGCAGTACGACGAATTAGTTGAGAAGACTCTTGTGCAAGCCGCGCTATGGGACGAAGTGAAGGACTCTCTTCAAAAATCGGGTGCGAGCCTTTCGGGAGGGCAGCAGCAAAGGCTTTGCATCGCGCGAACACTTGCTGTCAATCCTGAAGTCATACTGATGGATGAGCCTGCGAGTGCCCTGGATCCCCTCTCTACCGCGAAAATCGAGGAGCTGATATTCCAGCTCAAAGACACCTACACAATTGTGATCGTTACGCACAACATGCAACAGGCGGCTCGTGTGAGCGACTACACCGCGTTCTTTTATATCGGGGAAATGGTCGAATTCAGTGCCACCAAAGACATGTTTACCAAACCGAAGAAGAAACAGACCGAAGATTACATCACCGGTCGCTTCGGCTGA
- a CDS encoding M1 family metallopeptidase: MRSSYIFLSLLLTIPPVMAQSVHHLFSPLELPTPNAYRTADGRPGPEYWQQRADYDIKASLDSSAGRVTASEVITYTNNSPEPLTTLWLQVDQNLFKEGSRGSLEFDSPRVRWRGAFSNGGDELSSVVVVRNGRKEQVHYIVDDTRMRIDLESALPAHGGKLQIQIAWSFVVPPYGSDRTGRFYSKDGTIFEVAQWYPRMYVYDDVHGWNPLPYLGEGEFYLEYGDFKVDITAPRDFVVVGTGVLQNPDQVLTKTERDRLAQARKSDETVHVISEAEIGQPLTRPKGKENLTWKFEAKNVRDFSWAASRAFIWDASHWDNILLMAVYPREGIATDTTRGPGWEQDVQFMRHTFMYYSTNYFHFPYPVATNVAGVVGGMEYPMIVFCSVRSRGQGLYSVTDHEFGHGWFPMTVGSDERRHAWMDEGVNTFINYYSNFDYYGSKSFNIRRVQADTIAHWMLRQQDGQPIEVRADLIKPMGLGFLEYAKTGFGLRLLREFILGPEKFDGGFKEYIQRWAFKHPQPADFFRTIEDYSGEDLSWFWREWFYSTDVLDQGIDSVVADSARTRVFISNNRGLAMPSELQITFSDNQTEDIKLPVEIWFQGNKYTYPIYDSRQVQSVVLDPKHELPDIDRNNNVWSTNSSSPGN; the protein is encoded by the coding sequence ATGAGGTCGTCATATATTTTCCTTTCGTTGCTTCTCACAATCCCGCCGGTTATGGCGCAGTCAGTGCACCACTTGTTTTCACCACTGGAACTTCCTACTCCAAATGCATACCGGACAGCTGACGGCAGGCCCGGACCCGAATACTGGCAGCAGCGCGCTGATTATGACATCAAAGCATCGTTGGACAGCTCGGCCGGAAGAGTGACCGCGAGCGAGGTTATCACTTACACTAATAATTCCCCGGAGCCACTGACGACTCTTTGGCTGCAAGTCGATCAGAATCTTTTCAAAGAAGGAAGCAGGGGAAGCCTCGAGTTTGATTCGCCTCGAGTAAGATGGAGAGGAGCCTTCTCGAACGGCGGAGATGAATTGAGTAGCGTTGTCGTGGTACGGAACGGAAGAAAGGAACAGGTGCACTACATCGTGGACGACACCAGAATGAGAATAGATCTTGAGAGCGCCCTCCCGGCTCACGGCGGCAAACTTCAGATACAGATCGCCTGGTCGTTTGTTGTACCACCTTACGGGTCTGACCGCACCGGGAGGTTCTATTCGAAAGATGGCACGATCTTCGAAGTCGCTCAATGGTACCCGCGGATGTACGTGTACGACGATGTTCACGGGTGGAATCCGCTTCCGTATCTCGGCGAAGGGGAATTCTACCTCGAGTATGGCGACTTCAAAGTTGATATTACCGCGCCACGTGATTTTGTCGTCGTCGGTACCGGGGTTCTACAGAATCCTGATCAGGTTTTGACTAAAACAGAACGCGACAGGCTCGCACAGGCCAGGAAGTCGGACGAGACAGTTCATGTGATATCGGAAGCTGAAATAGGACAACCTCTCACGCGACCGAAGGGCAAAGAGAATCTGACATGGAAATTCGAAGCGAAGAATGTTCGGGACTTTTCATGGGCGGCATCTAGAGCCTTCATATGGGATGCATCGCACTGGGACAATATCCTCCTGATGGCTGTTTACCCGCGTGAAGGGATCGCGACCGATACGACACGTGGCCCCGGCTGGGAGCAGGATGTCCAGTTCATGAGACATACATTCATGTACTATTCCACGAATTATTTTCACTTCCCTTACCCGGTTGCGACAAACGTCGCCGGAGTGGTCGGCGGGATGGAATACCCTATGATAGTGTTCTGTTCGGTCCGATCGCGGGGACAGGGACTCTATTCGGTGACAGATCATGAATTCGGACATGGCTGGTTTCCTATGACCGTAGGCAGCGACGAGAGGAGGCATGCGTGGATGGACGAGGGAGTTAATACATTCATAAATTATTATTCGAACTTCGATTACTACGGCTCAAAGTCGTTCAATATCCGGCGCGTTCAAGCAGATACAATAGCTCACTGGATGTTGAGACAGCAGGACGGTCAGCCGATCGAAGTGCGGGCCGATCTTATCAAGCCGATGGGATTAGGTTTTCTCGAGTACGCGAAAACGGGATTCGGACTCAGGCTTCTGAGGGAATTCATACTCGGACCGGAAAAATTTGACGGCGGTTTCAAGGAATATATCCAGCGATGGGCCTTCAAACATCCTCAGCCGGCTGACTTCTTCCGCACGATTGAGGACTACTCCGGTGAGGACCTCAGCTGGTTCTGGAGAGAATGGTTCTACTCGACTGACGTCCTTGACCAGGGAATCGACTCTGTAGTCGCCGATTCAGCCCGGACACGCGTTTTCATTTCGAATAACCGCGGACTTGCAATGCCATCTGAACTCCAGATAACTTTTTCGGATAATCAAACTGAAGACATCAAACTTCCAGTGGAAATCTGGTTTCAGGGTAACAAGTATACTTATCCCATTTACGATTCGAGACAGGTTCAGAGCGTGGTTTTGGATCCGAAGCATGAGCTCCCGGACATCGACCGGAACAATAATGTGTGGTCTACCAATTCTTCATCGCCGGGCAATTAA
- a CDS encoding M14 family metallopeptidase → MRLYPIIIPPGRLSVFTTFFVLLMFLESFSATREKVCQYPLTRAEETNFTETSRYQDVMTFISSLQNAGGRFALEYFGTTAEGKKLPLAIFSDPEIFTPVGAKRLGKPVVFVMANIHAGEVEGKEAAQIIMREIVDGRLAALLKHMVLLVAPIYNADGNDKISIYNRTDQNGPYGGVGARANSQGLDLNRDYIKLESPEAQGLVANVFDKWDPDVFIDLHTTDGSYHGYALTYSGPLNPNTDKEIMAFEKEKLFPSVSKVLLRKYNYRTYYYGDFVPPHDPYGYFDPDSEHSARAWATFDERPRFGTNYLGLRNRLCVLSEAYSHLDFKTRIDVTKEFVIEILDYVSKNPSKILSLTTRADEYAIRTGTTRGHERGFGTEFKFEPSDGPVTILEGSVRRVLDERTGKYRIEAVQGVRPLKMIEYEKFAPTKSLAPPAAYVIPSDREDIIKLLQHHGIIVYRTTEDTTLQVQQYLVDSLTHASISFQKHHESKLTVTEKATTIKLPAGTFIVSTHQPEAGLIFYLLEPESDDGLAVWNYFDADIETQLASNSAAIYPVYRLSNEPKVSKVSVQ, encoded by the coding sequence ATGAGGTTATATCCAATAATCATACCGCCGGGCCGCCTTTCAGTTTTTACTACTTTTTTCGTTCTGCTAATGTTCCTCGAGTCGTTCAGCGCGACAAGAGAGAAAGTCTGCCAATATCCGCTTACTCGGGCGGAAGAGACAAACTTCACCGAAACTTCGCGCTACCAGGACGTGATGACATTCATCTCCTCGCTCCAAAATGCCGGTGGACGGTTTGCCCTTGAGTATTTTGGGACGACGGCCGAGGGGAAGAAACTACCTCTGGCAATCTTTTCAGACCCGGAAATATTCACTCCCGTCGGGGCGAAGAGGCTCGGCAAACCGGTCGTCTTCGTCATGGCGAACATTCATGCCGGGGAAGTTGAGGGGAAAGAGGCCGCGCAGATCATAATGAGAGAAATTGTCGACGGCAGACTTGCTGCGTTGCTTAAACATATGGTTCTACTCGTCGCCCCCATTTACAATGCGGACGGCAACGATAAGATCAGCATTTACAACCGGACCGATCAAAACGGTCCGTACGGAGGCGTCGGGGCTCGCGCCAACTCGCAGGGTCTCGATCTGAACCGGGACTACATAAAACTGGAATCGCCGGAGGCGCAGGGGCTCGTCGCCAATGTATTTGACAAATGGGATCCGGACGTGTTCATTGATCTCCATACGACTGACGGCTCTTATCATGGATACGCGCTCACCTACTCCGGGCCTCTTAATCCCAACACCGACAAAGAGATTATGGCGTTCGAAAAGGAAAAACTGTTTCCGTCTGTGTCGAAAGTTCTTTTGAGGAAGTATAATTATAGAACCTATTACTACGGTGACTTCGTTCCGCCTCACGATCCTTACGGCTACTTCGATCCGGACAGCGAGCATTCAGCGAGGGCATGGGCAACGTTCGACGAGCGTCCAAGATTCGGTACGAACTATCTCGGATTAAGAAACAGGCTCTGTGTTTTAAGCGAAGCGTATTCTCATCTTGATTTCAAAACGCGAATCGACGTAACGAAGGAATTCGTCATCGAGATCCTGGATTACGTGTCGAAGAATCCGAGTAAAATTTTGTCCCTCACTACGCGAGCTGATGAGTACGCGATACGGACTGGAACTACAAGAGGGCACGAGAGAGGATTCGGAACCGAGTTCAAATTCGAACCGTCAGATGGACCGGTGACGATCCTGGAAGGGAGCGTGAGACGAGTCCTGGACGAGCGAACAGGGAAATACAGAATCGAAGCCGTTCAGGGCGTCCGGCCGCTGAAAATGATTGAGTATGAAAAGTTCGCGCCGACGAAATCGCTTGCTCCTCCCGCTGCTTATGTGATTCCATCAGATCGCGAGGACATAATTAAACTGCTTCAGCATCACGGAATCATTGTCTATAGAACTACGGAAGATACAACCCTCCAGGTCCAGCAGTATCTAGTAGATTCTCTCACTCACGCCTCGATCTCTTTCCAGAAACACCATGAATCAAAGTTGACTGTAACTGAGAAAGCGACAACTATCAAACTGCCGGCGGGTACGTTCATCGTGAGCACGCACCAGCCAGAAGCGGGATTGATCTTCTATCTGCTGGAACCTGAATCTGACGATGGACTTGCCGTATGGAATTATTTCGACGCAGACATTGAAACCCAGCTCGCTTCGAACTCGGCAGCGATTTACCCGGTTTACCGACTGAGCAACGAACCGAAAGTGAGCAAAGTATCAGTGCAATGA
- the nifJ gene encoding pyruvate:ferredoxin (flavodoxin) oxidoreductase, protein MAEVKTEEKQNEISDSEKQIVTIDGNEAAAYVAHKLNEVIAIYPITPSSPMGEWSDEWSSQGRPNLWGTIPLVAEMQSEGGASGAVHGSLQAGALTTTFTASQGLLLMIPNMFKIAGELTSTVFHIAARTVAAHALSIFGDHSDVMAARPTGWAMLASNSVQEVNDFAAIAQMATLESRVPFLHFFDGFRTSHEVMKIQQLTDAEMRQLIDEELIKSHRQRALSPDHPVLRGSAQNPDVFFQARETVNKFYTDCPGLVQKAMDKFAKVTGRKYELFQYVGSPDAERIIVIMGSGAETAHETVEYLRSKGEKVGLVKVRLFRPFSVERFVRSFPKTVKNVAVLDRTKEPGATGEPLYTDVVTALAEAAANNSGMNGGSPRVIGGRYGLSSKEFTPAMVKSVFDEMKKPVPKNHFTVGIVDDVTNTSLGYDPAFDIEPPEVVRAIFYGLGADGTVGANKNSIKIIGGETDFHAQGYFVYDSKKSGTMTISHLRFGPKPIHSTYLIGSANFVGCHQWFFLEKYDVLEKAVPGGVFLLNSSYGPDEVWDKLPRHIQKQIIEKRLKFHVVDAYKVARQTNMGSRINTIMQTCFFAISGVLPREQAIEQIKNSIKKTYGKKGDLVVQQNFQAVDQTLANLFEVKVPDKVSSTIVMPPVVSERAPDYVKKVTSQMIAGKGDSLPVSAMPIDGTFPTATAQWEKRNIALEIPVWVEEICIQCNKCVVICPHASIRVKVYDPKELAGAPPTFKAMDFKSAEHKGMKYSLQVAPEDCTGCGLCVEFCPAKSKTETKIKAINMKPQPPIREAERANYDFFLNIPEVDRRTIKLDNVKDSQFLQPLFEYSGACSGCGETPYVKLVTQLFGDRSVVANATGCSSIYGGNLPTTPYTVNKDGRGPAWSNSLFEDNAEFGLGMRLAIDKQTEMAKELVQKLAGQIGDQLVKELLVAKQSDEAGIYEQRERVKLLKEKLASLNSREAKSLLNLADNLVKRSVWIFGGDGWAYDIGYGGLDHVIASGKNVNILVLDTEVYSNTGGQMSKATSRAAVAKFAAGGKPNRKKDLSLMALTYGNVYVARVAMGANDAQTVRAFIEAESYDGPSIIIAYAHCIEHGIDMSLGARNQKVAVETGYWPLFRFDPRLAKESKNPFRIDSKAPKGSVSDFTSLETRFNILKKTHPERAKFLMELAQEDVNERWKMYDQLAKEYEPHKSGNGSEATKQQTPSAPLN, encoded by the coding sequence ATGGCCGAAGTGAAAACAGAAGAGAAGCAAAACGAAATTAGTGATTCAGAAAAACAGATAGTAACCATAGACGGCAATGAAGCGGCCGCTTACGTTGCCCACAAACTGAATGAAGTCATCGCCATCTATCCGATAACTCCTTCATCACCGATGGGCGAATGGTCTGACGAGTGGTCTTCGCAGGGCCGTCCTAATCTCTGGGGGACAATCCCGCTTGTGGCGGAGATGCAAAGTGAAGGCGGTGCGTCTGGAGCGGTTCACGGTTCTCTTCAGGCTGGCGCGTTGACAACAACGTTCACCGCCTCGCAAGGTCTCCTGCTCATGATTCCAAACATGTTCAAGATTGCGGGCGAACTTACGTCAACCGTATTCCACATCGCTGCAAGGACTGTCGCAGCTCACGCGCTGTCGATATTCGGCGACCACAGCGACGTTATGGCTGCAAGACCGACAGGGTGGGCCATGCTCGCGTCAAACTCAGTGCAGGAAGTAAACGATTTCGCTGCGATCGCTCAGATGGCAACACTCGAGTCGCGCGTCCCGTTCCTCCATTTCTTCGACGGGTTTAGGACCTCTCATGAAGTGATGAAAATCCAACAGCTGACCGACGCCGAGATGCGTCAACTCATCGATGAAGAGCTGATCAAGTCGCATCGTCAGCGTGCTTTGTCGCCCGACCATCCGGTCCTTCGGGGCTCGGCACAAAATCCGGATGTGTTCTTCCAGGCGCGCGAGACTGTGAATAAGTTTTATACGGATTGCCCAGGGCTTGTTCAAAAAGCCATGGACAAGTTCGCTAAAGTGACCGGAAGAAAATACGAACTGTTTCAGTATGTCGGCTCACCTGACGCCGAGCGGATCATCGTGATCATGGGCTCCGGCGCCGAAACGGCCCACGAGACGGTCGAGTATTTGCGAAGTAAGGGTGAAAAGGTGGGTCTGGTTAAAGTGAGATTGTTCAGACCGTTCTCGGTGGAACGGTTCGTCCGCTCCTTCCCGAAGACTGTTAAGAATGTCGCAGTTCTTGACAGGACAAAGGAACCGGGTGCTACCGGCGAACCGCTCTACACCGATGTGGTGACCGCTCTTGCCGAAGCTGCCGCGAATAACAGCGGCATGAATGGTGGATCACCGAGAGTGATCGGCGGAAGATACGGTCTGTCGTCAAAAGAATTTACGCCGGCAATGGTAAAGTCGGTATTCGATGAAATGAAGAAACCGGTTCCGAAGAATCACTTCACAGTCGGGATAGTCGATGACGTGACAAATACGAGTCTTGGTTACGATCCGGCTTTCGACATCGAGCCGCCGGAAGTGGTACGCGCGATTTTCTACGGGCTCGGCGCAGACGGGACCGTCGGCGCGAACAAGAATTCCATTAAGATCATCGGCGGTGAAACCGATTTCCACGCGCAGGGATATTTCGTCTACGATTCGAAGAAATCAGGCACGATGACGATTTCTCACCTGAGATTCGGGCCGAAGCCTATCCATTCCACTTACCTCATAGGAAGCGCCAACTTCGTCGGATGTCATCAATGGTTCTTCCTAGAGAAGTATGATGTTCTCGAGAAAGCCGTTCCGGGCGGAGTCTTCCTGCTGAACAGCAGTTACGGTCCCGATGAAGTCTGGGACAAACTGCCGAGGCATATCCAGAAACAGATCATTGAGAAGCGACTGAAGTTTCACGTGGTCGACGCGTACAAAGTGGCGCGTCAGACAAACATGGGAAGCAGGATAAACACGATCATGCAGACATGCTTCTTCGCGATCTCAGGTGTGCTTCCGCGTGAGCAAGCAATCGAGCAGATAAAAAATTCGATCAAGAAAACATACGGCAAGAAGGGCGATCTGGTCGTCCAGCAAAACTTCCAGGCTGTCGACCAAACACTCGCAAATCTCTTTGAAGTTAAAGTCCCCGACAAAGTGAGCAGCACGATAGTGATGCCCCCAGTGGTTTCCGAACGTGCTCCTGACTACGTGAAGAAGGTGACGTCTCAGATGATCGCCGGAAAGGGCGACTCACTCCCGGTAAGCGCAATGCCGATCGATGGAACATTCCCGACCGCCACCGCACAGTGGGAGAAGAGAAACATCGCTCTGGAGATTCCGGTATGGGTGGAGGAAATCTGCATCCAGTGTAACAAGTGCGTCGTGATTTGTCCTCACGCCAGCATTCGTGTGAAGGTCTATGACCCGAAGGAGCTTGCCGGTGCACCGCCGACCTTCAAGGCGATGGACTTCAAGAGCGCGGAGCACAAGGGAATGAAATACAGTCTCCAGGTTGCTCCTGAAGATTGCACAGGCTGCGGATTATGTGTCGAGTTCTGTCCCGCGAAGAGCAAGACGGAGACCAAAATCAAGGCGATCAACATGAAGCCTCAACCTCCGATTAGAGAGGCCGAACGGGCTAATTACGACTTCTTCCTGAATATTCCGGAAGTCGATCGCAGAACAATAAAGCTCGACAACGTCAAGGACTCTCAATTTCTCCAGCCGCTCTTCGAATATTCGGGCGCGTGCTCCGGTTGCGGAGAGACTCCATACGTCAAACTGGTTACGCAGCTGTTTGGCGACCGCTCCGTCGTCGCTAATGCGACGGGTTGTTCTTCGATTTACGGTGGAAATCTTCCGACCACACCCTATACGGTAAACAAAGACGGCCGCGGCCCGGCATGGTCCAATTCACTTTTCGAAGACAATGCCGAGTTCGGGCTCGGGATGCGGCTCGCCATAGATAAACAGACGGAGATGGCAAAAGAGCTTGTCCAGAAACTTGCAGGCCAGATCGGCGATCAGCTTGTGAAGGAACTTCTGGTAGCGAAGCAAAGCGACGAAGCGGGGATTTATGAGCAGCGGGAACGTGTAAAGCTGTTGAAAGAGAAACTCGCCTCACTGAATTCTCGAGAAGCAAAGTCCCTGTTGAATTTGGCCGACAACCTTGTGAAGAGAAGTGTGTGGATATTTGGCGGAGATGGTTGGGCGTACGATATCGGCTACGGCGGTCTGGATCACGTCATCGCATCCGGAAAGAACGTAAACATTCTCGTGCTGGACACGGAAGTGTACTCGAACACGGGCGGGCAGATGTCGAAAGCGACTTCGCGCGCGGCCGTTGCCAAGTTTGCCGCCGGCGGCAAACCGAATCGGAAGAAGGACCTTTCCCTCATGGCACTCACGTACGGTAATGTCTACGTTGCGCGTGTCGCGATGGGAGCAAATGATGCACAGACTGTACGCGCCTTCATAGAGGCAGAGTCTTACGACGGACCGTCTATCATAATTGCGTATGCTCATTGCATAGAACACGGCATCGATATGTCTCTAGGTGCGCGCAACCAGAAAGTTGCCGTGGAAACAGGTTATTGGCCGCTCTTCAGATTTGATCCGCGCCTGGCAAAGGAGAGCAAGAATCCGTTCAGGATAGACTCCAAAGCGCCGAAAGGATCGGTTTCTGACTTCACCTCCCTTGAGACGAGGTTCAACATCCTAAAGAAGACTCACCCTGAGCGAGCAAAGTTCCTGATGGAGCTTGCGCAGGAAGACGTGAACGAACGGTGGAAAATGTATGATCAGCTTGCGAAGGAATATGAGCCTCATAAATCCGGCAACGGTTCCGAGGCTACGAAACAGCAGACGCCGTCTGCACCATTGAACTAG